The region TCTCCACATAAGTAAATCCGTTGATTCTGGAGATAATCTGTGCAGCATCCTTTCCTAAACCGTTCAGGATAACGCGCAGTGGTTTCTGGCGAACCTTGTTTGCCTTCTCAGCGATACCGATAGCGCCCTCAGCGGCGGCAAAGGACTCATGGCCTGCCAGGAAGCAGAAACAGTCAGTCTCTTCTTCCAAAAGCATCTTGCCCAGGTTGCCGTGTCCTAAACCAACCTTACGCTGGTCAGCAACAGAACCCGGAATACAGAATGACTGAAGGCCCTCGCCGATAGCTGCAGCTGCATCAGCTGCCCTTCTGCAATCCTTTTTAATAGCAATAGCAGCACCTACTATGTATGCCCAACAGGCGTTCTCAAAACAGATTGGCTGGATTTTCTTAACCTGATCATAAATGTCCAGGCCTGCATCTTTCGTAATCTTCTCAGCTTCTTCAATGGAAGCAATGCCATAGCTGTTTAATACAGAATTGATTTTGTCAATTCTTCTCTCATATGATTCAAATAATGCCATCTTCTTATTCCTCCTATTCGGTCTTCATCATTCTTTACGTGGATCGATAATCTTAACAGCGTCAGCAACGCGGCCGTACTGGCCCTGTGCCTTCTCCCATGCTGTGTTAGGATCGTCGCCCTTCTTGATGAAATCAGTCATCTTGCCAAGGCTTACGAACTGATAACCAATGATCTGATCGTCTGCATCCAGTGCAATACCGGTTACATAACCTTCAGCCATCTCCAAATAGCGGGGACCTTTCTTCAGGGTTCCGTACATGGTTCCAACCTGGGAACGGAGGCCCTTTCCTAAATCTTCCAGACCAGCTCCTACAGGAAGTCCATCCTCAGAGAATGCACTCTGTGTTCTTCCGTAAACAATCTGAAGGAACAGTTCTCTCATAGCTGTATTGATAGCGTCACATACCAGGTCTGTATTTAAAGCTTCTAACACAGTACGGCCCGGCAGAATCTCTGCTGCCATAGCGGCGGAGTGTGTCATGCCTGAACATCCGATGGTCTCAACCAGGGCTTCCTGGATGATTCCTTCCTTTACATTCAGTGTCAGCTTGCAGGCACCCTGCTGAGGAGCACACCAGCCTACGCCGTGGGTCAGGCCGGAAATGTCTTTGACTTCTTTTGATTTTACCCATTTTGCTTCTTCCGGAATTGGAGCAGCGCCATGATGAACGCCCTGTGCAACTGTGCACATCTCTTCTACTTCATGTGAATAAATCATGTGTTAAAACTCCTTTCAAAAATGAATTTGATCAAGTACAGTGCCCATTCGTTAAATTTATCACATCATACTTGGTTCTATTCTCTCACAAAATCCGACATTATGCAAGTGGTTTATTCTCTGGTATTCCTTATATTTTCGACATGATTTAGTATCATTTTTACCAATTTTATAATCTGGTATTTTGTTTATTAACGATTCATCCGGTACAGCAAGGCTGTCAAGCCACAGCATATCAGCCGCGGCACCTATGCCTTCATCCTCTTCATAATATGAAGATAATACCCAAAGAAAATAATTCCTTTTACAATGCTTGAAATAGTCAGGGCCCACCAAATGCCATTCAGGCCCAGGGCCGTTCCACCCAGTATCACGGCAAGCGGAATGCGCGCCGTTGTGAGAATAATGGTTATGACAGACGCCTCCATTGTCTTTCCCATACCGGACAGGGCTCCCACAGTCATCAGTTCCACACACATGAACATTTCCGAAAATCCGATAATGCGAAGATAATCAGCTCCGGCCGGTATAACCTCCGGCTCATGGATAAACAGGCTGAATATGGGCGCTGCCCCAAATATAAGGAGGCATGTGGTAAAGATACCCCATATAAACATAATGGCAGATGCCGTCATATACCCCTTTTTTACCCGCTTCAGGTTTCCCGCGCCATAGTTTTGCCCTACAAATGCATTGATGGCTGTCCCGAAACCATCTGCTGTCATCCACGAAATGGATTCAATCTGTCCTCCTACTCTCTGGGCTGTCACCGTAGCAACGGCTGCACCGGCTACTCCCATGCCGTGAATTGGCCCCAGGCCAAAGATAAGCAGAGGATCCAACACAATATTGGCCCCCATACCGATGCAGTTGGCCACAAAGGGAGTCCTGCTGTTGCCGGAAGCCGTATACAAGCCCGTCAGTGTCTGTCCAATAAACGCAAAGAGAATAAGGCCGCATGCAATTCTCAGATACACAATTGCATCTTTGACCACCAAAGACGAATTGAGGTGGAAAAAGCCTATCAGGGGTCCCGCAAAAAGATTTGTTATGATTCCATACGCAGCGGCCAGAACCAGAGCCAGCTGCAAGGCTCCCTTTCCGTACTGTACCGCTTCCCTTCTGTTTCCTTCCCCATAGGCATGAGCAGATTTCACCTGTCCCCCCATCCTGGCCAGGGCGGCAACACCGGAGGACAGCCAGGTATACATGGCAGCCGCTCCAACCGCTGCCACTGCATCGCTTCCCACCATGCCAATCCAGGCCATATCCGTCAGATTATAGGCAGTCTGGACCAGTGATGTGGCCATGATTGGCAGTGCCAGCTCAGTCAGGGATGTGAGTATATTTCCATTTAGTAAGTCTATATTCTTTTTCACTAATGTCACCTATTGCCACCGTATTTGCATAATGCTTCTATTACTATACTATTTTTCTGCTTTATATGCAATATACATGACAGCCAGGGGCAGCGTTAACTTTTTTGTTTTACACGCCCCATCCCCACCAATCCCAACAACCAGCGTCACACCCATTCAAAAAATCCAGAAAAAAATGTGCTGTCCACCTCAGAAAATACTACTATACGGGTATCACATACCATGCAGCAGCGCCTGCACAATCAGATATTGGTCTTTGCCGTAGCAAGTTGAAAGCGTTATAAGTTTCTCATCCCCTTCTGGAATGATTCCCGTCTCATAGAGGGACGCTGCCCCCATTTTCTCAAGATAGGGCAGCCACTCCTCCTCCATAAAGTTAGTGCCATAGGCTCCGGCGTCGCTCTGATGACGGAGCTGACAGGAAAAAATGGGACATTCCAGCCACTTTCCCCTGTAAAATACCTGTATGACAGGATTTTCCCGAAAAAAAGCTTCCTCGCCATATTTTTTCAAATCAGCAAACATACTTCCGTCCTTCATGTTATGCCCATACAGCACCGTGTTGTCCACAGCCAGGGGAACAGCCGAGGAATCCGCAAAAACGCAGCCTGATATATGCTGTTCCTGATAAAAGTTATGATTCAGATAATATTCGTTATCTTCATGCCGCACCACCGGATAATCAATTTCGGTTCCAGGTACAGACAGCCAGAACTGGTATTCCGGATTGATGGAAACCAGGGCCGCTTCATTCAGGTCAGGCTTTCCACAGGCAGAATTACCTTTAGGGTTTTCCTTCCCGTCAGTATACCTCACCTCATCCGAGTATCCCTCTCCATTAACATCCACCGCCTCAGCAGCATATCCTTCCCGGATTTCCTTCACTTCCCTTCCATAAGCCTCATCCTGTACCATACGATACCCCCTGCGCCCATCAGCATAGTCCAACCCCGTCTTAACCAGAAAACGCAGGCTGAACACAACTCCCGCGAAGAACATGAACATAGCCACCGCCATACCATACGGTCTTGTCCGCTTAATCATAGTCAGAGCCACGGCTGCAATCAATACCACAGAACAAATCCCAACTACAAACGCAGTTATCCCCGAAAACAGCGGCCGCACACTGTTTTTAACAACATACCTCTCGTCAATCCCTGAATATCCAATCTGTCCGCTCTCGTCATCCCCTTCGATGTCATCCAGAAATACGCTCCTGCTAATCTCCCCTCCATAAACTGCTGTGCAGTCCGCAACCAATTTACGTCCGACCGCTGTCAAATTTCGGCACAGCACCCCATCCTTCTCATAAATCTCACCATTCCACTGGAATTGCTCAATCCTGTACGCTTCCGAATCCAGGCCTGCCTGACTTAAAATTTCCGTCTCATGGCTTGTCAGGCTCTCCCTAATATCCTCCTTCCGTGCTTCAATCCTCACCCCGCCAACTTCATAAAAACCTGCGTCATAATCCGCCACCGTCAAATCCAGCCGGAACCCGTCCTCCCAATGTTTATCAGAAAAATGATAACTTACCAGTGGCAGCAGAACATTCCGTTCCTTTCCTGATATATCGTCTCTGGCTAATATCCAGGCGGTTTGCGGGACAGGCTCTATGTCTTCCATAGAGGTATATATCATCTTCCCTGAGACAGATAAGGTATCCGTTTCCTCCGCCATCACATCAAAGGCCAGATAAATTGTTATGGGTATCAAAATCAGAATAAATACCATCCATTTCCTGCCCTGACTCCATTCCTTCTTTCGTTTCATACGCAGACACATACTAAAGCCCGCCACACATAAAACTGTCATTGCTGCTGCCGCTGCCACGGGCAGGTCGTCTCCGGTCCTTACCGTATCCCTGTGGCCGGACCCAAAATGATATGTTCCTTTTCCAAACCGGTTTCCCGCTTGATACACAGCTGTAATGCTTCCTATTTTCCTG is a window of Enterocloster clostridioformis DNA encoding:
- a CDS encoding GGGtGRT protein → MALFESYERRIDKINSVLNSYGIASIEEAEKITKDAGLDIYDQVKKIQPICFENACWAYIVGAAIAIKKDCRRAADAAAAIGEGLQSFCIPGSVADQRKVGLGHGNLGKMLLEEETDCFCFLAGHESFAAAEGAIGIAEKANKVRQKPLRVILNGLGKDAAQIISRINGFTYVETEMDYYTGEVKELWRKSYSEGLRAKVNCYGANDVTEGVAIMWKEGVDVSITGNSTNPTRFQHPVAGTYKKECVEKGKKYFSVASGGGTGRTLHPDNMAAGPASYGMTDTMGRMHSDAQFAGSSSVPAHVEMMGLIGAGNNPMVGMTVAIAVSIEEAAKAGKF
- a CDS encoding MATE family efflux transporter, whose protein sequence is MTLVKKNIDLLNGNILTSLTELALPIMATSLVQTAYNLTDMAWIGMVGSDAVAAVGAAAMYTWLSSGVAALARMGGQVKSAHAYGEGNRREAVQYGKGALQLALVLAAAYGIITNLFAGPLIGFFHLNSSLVVKDAIVYLRIACGLILFAFIGQTLTGLYTASGNSRTPFVANCIGMGANIVLDPLLIFGLGPIHGMGVAGAAVATVTAQRVGGQIESISWMTADGFGTAINAFVGQNYGAGNLKRVKKGYMTASAIMFIWGIFTTCLLIFGAAPIFSLFIHEPEVIPAGADYLRIIGFSEMFMCVELMTVGALSGMGKTMEASVITIILTTARIPLAVILGGTALGLNGIWWALTISSIVKGIIFFGYYLHIMKRMKA
- a CDS encoding iron-sulfur cluster assembly scaffold protein, with the translated sequence MIYSHEVEEMCTVAQGVHHGAAPIPEEAKWVKSKEVKDISGLTHGVGWCAPQQGACKLTLNVKEGIIQEALVETIGCSGMTHSAAMAAEILPGRTVLEALNTDLVCDAINTAMRELFLQIVYGRTQSAFSEDGLPVGAGLEDLGKGLRSQVGTMYGTLKKGPRYLEMAEGYVTGIALDADDQIIGYQFVSLGKMTDFIKKGDDPNTAWEKAQGQYGRVADAVKIIDPRKE